A genomic window from Terrisporobacter glycolicus ATCC 14880 = DSM 1288 includes:
- a CDS encoding L7Ae/L30e/S12e/Gadd45 family ribosomal protein, which translates to MKNNMDKIHSLLGLAMRAGKLVSGEDGTMIDLKKGKLNLVIVAGDASNNTKKLFNDKSSFRKVNCVELSTKSDLGISIGKDSRAVIGIKDIGFANKIIQLMD; encoded by the coding sequence ATGAAAAATAATATGGATAAAATACACTCATTACTAGGCCTTGCAATGAGAGCAGGTAAATTAGTATCTGGCGAAGATGGAACTATGATAGATTTAAAAAAAGGAAAATTAAATTTAGTTATAGTAGCGGGTGATGCATCGAATAATACGAAAAAATTATTCAATGATAAGTCATCTTTTAGAAAAGTAAATTGTGTAGAGTTATCTACAAAAAGCGATCTAGGAATATCTATTGGTAAAGATTCTAGAGCAGTTATAGGAATTAAAGATATAGGATTCGCAAATAAAATCATACAGTTAATGGATTAA
- the infB gene encoding translation initiation factor IF-2, with product MNKTRVYQIAEEVGMSNKDILAKIKELGIEVENEKSELEEDEVELLMDLLKESDENVIKVDGTLTVQQLAEALEKPATEVIMKLMKMGTMASLNQEVNFEIASHLASEYGFTLVAGSNDEEAEEEIEALMQIEEDKEEDLKPRPPVVTVMGHVDHGKTSLLDAIRSTHVTNSEAGGITQHIGASEVSINGQKIVFLDTPGHEAFTAMRARGAQVTDIAILVVAADDGIMPQTIEAINHAKAAGVPLIIAINKIDKPAANQDRVKQELSEQGLLVEDWGGDVIAVPVSARQRTGIDTLLEMILLVSEMEELKANPDKRAVGTVVEAELDKGRGPVATVLVQGGTLKVGDPIVCGVASGKVRAMINSKGKRVKTAGPSTAVEILGLSEVPQGGDQFVAVPSDKIARNVAEKRQHIAREEMLKSNQRMSLDQFFEQMNEGQVKELNIVIKADVQGSVQAVKQSLEKLSNEEVAVRVIHGGVGAINESDVMLAAASNAIIIGFNVRPVPSAESLAEKESVDVRSYTIIYKAIEDIQAAMSGMLDPEYRDEDTGKAEIREVYKISGVGTVSGCYVTSGKIFRNGKVRIVRDGIIIHEGEIQALKRFKDDVKEVNNGYECGMSFVNYNDIKVGDIVEAYVTKEIERKL from the coding sequence GTGAATAAAACAAGAGTTTACCAAATAGCAGAAGAAGTAGGAATGTCAAATAAGGACATCTTAGCAAAAATAAAAGAATTAGGAATTGAAGTAGAAAACGAAAAATCTGAATTAGAAGAAGATGAAGTAGAATTACTTATGGACCTTTTAAAAGAATCTGATGAAAATGTAATAAAAGTTGATGGAACTTTAACAGTTCAACAACTGGCTGAAGCTTTAGAAAAACCAGCTACAGAAGTTATAATGAAGCTTATGAAAATGGGAACTATGGCTTCTTTAAATCAAGAAGTTAACTTTGAAATAGCTTCTCATTTAGCAAGTGAATATGGATTTACATTAGTTGCAGGTTCAAATGATGAAGAAGCTGAAGAAGAAATAGAAGCATTAATGCAAATAGAAGAAGATAAAGAAGAAGATTTAAAACCAAGACCACCAGTTGTAACAGTTATGGGACACGTTGACCATGGTAAAACATCTTTACTAGATGCTATAAGAAGTACACATGTTACTAATAGTGAAGCAGGTGGAATTACTCAGCATATAGGTGCATCTGAAGTATCAATAAATGGACAAAAGATAGTATTTTTAGATACTCCAGGACATGAGGCTTTCACAGCAATGAGAGCTAGAGGTGCGCAAGTTACAGATATAGCAATATTAGTAGTTGCAGCAGACGATGGTATAATGCCTCAAACAATAGAAGCAATAAACCATGCTAAAGCAGCAGGTGTTCCACTAATTATAGCTATAAATAAAATAGATAAACCAGCAGCTAATCAAGATAGAGTTAAGCAAGAACTATCTGAACAGGGATTACTTGTTGAAGACTGGGGTGGAGATGTTATAGCAGTTCCAGTTTCAGCTAGACAAAGAACAGGAATAGACACACTATTAGAAATGATACTTTTAGTTTCTGAAATGGAAGAATTAAAAGCTAATCCAGATAAGAGAGCTGTTGGTACAGTTGTAGAAGCTGAACTTGACAAAGGTAGAGGACCAGTTGCTACAGTACTTGTACAAGGTGGTACTTTAAAAGTTGGAGATCCAATTGTTTGTGGTGTTGCTTCAGGTAAAGTAAGAGCGATGATAAACTCAAAAGGAAAAAGAGTTAAAACTGCTGGACCGTCAACAGCTGTTGAAATATTAGGACTTTCAGAAGTTCCACAAGGTGGGGATCAGTTTGTAGCTGTACCTTCAGATAAAATAGCTAGAAATGTTGCAGAAAAAAGACAACATATAGCTAGAGAAGAAATGCTAAAATCTAACCAAAGAATGTCACTTGACCAATTCTTCGAGCAAATGAACGAAGGTCAAGTTAAAGAGCTTAATATAGTTATAAAAGCAGATGTTCAAGGTTCTGTTCAGGCAGTAAAACAATCACTTGAAAAATTATCTAACGAAGAAGTTGCAGTTAGAGTAATACATGGTGGTGTTGGAGCTATAAATGAATCAGATGTTATGCTTGCAGCTGCATCAAATGCAATAATAATAGGATTCAATGTTAGACCAGTACCAAGTGCAGAATCTCTTGCAGAAAAAGAAAGTGTAGATGTAAGAAGTTACACTATAATATATAAAGCTATAGAGGACATACAAGCTGCTATGAGCGGTATGTTAGACCCAGAATATAGAGATGAAGATACAGGTAAAGCAGAAATAAGAGAAGTTTACAAGATATCTGGAGTTGGTACAGTTTCAGGATGCTACGTAACAAGTGGTAAAATATTCAGAAATGGTAAAGTAAGAATAGTAAGA
- the rnpM gene encoding RNase P modulator RnpM: MKKIKKVPQRKCIACQDRDSKKELIRIVKNKEGQIFIDLAGKANGRGAYICKDSECLKKAIKSKALNRAFKMEVPNEVYEKLLAELESYEK; encoded by the coding sequence TTGAAAAAAATAAAAAAAGTGCCTCAAAGAAAGTGTATTGCTTGTCAAGATAGAGACAGTAAAAAGGAACTTATTAGAATAGTAAAAAATAAAGAAGGCCAAATTTTTATAGACTTAGCAGGAAAAGCAAATGGAAGAGGAGCATACATATGCAAGGATTCTGAATGTTTAAAAAAAGCTATAAAAAGCAAAGCTTTAAATAGAGCATTTAAAATGGAAGTGCCAAATGAGGTATACGAAAAATTATTAGCGGAGTTAGAATCTTATGAAAAATAA